TCTTTGTGCCAGTGTCCTGCTCTGGAGCAAAGGGGCCACCAGGCCGTGGCTGCCCCTCAGGAAGTCCGTGCACAGCTTCACTGGGGCCAACAGATGACACACCAGAGAACTCAGAAACGACGCTGGTGGGCCTGATGGGCACCCCCTGACTGGGGGTCAGCTGCCCGGCACTGGAAATGCCAATGGAAAGCAGAGATGTTTGCTGGTATGGTGACCAACCAACAGGCAggacctgggtgctggtgggctTCCCGTTGACTGAACACCGCGGGTAAATATTTGCTGGCCCAGTGGGCTTCCATAGAGAGAGCTCCTTGctttggcagcccggcagccctggGGCAATGCGGGCTGGGGTGTAACGTTTGACTGTGCTTGGCTGTCCCTCAGTCCCAGCCTGGCTTCCCTTCTTGCCACAGGAGGCACCAGTGCTCTTAGGCTCGCCTTGATCAATGATGGAGATGGGCTCCTGCTTGGGGAGATGGCGGGGGTCTCGGTTGAGGCCCAGGTTGGGCTCTTTGTTCAGCAGCAGGGAAGCAGGCACTGGGTTGGCCACTCCCACATAGGTGCCAGGAATGGTACTGATCAGCGCAGTTGAGTTCTTCACCCAGGTGCTCGGGTCCCCATTCCTCACTATCTCAGGAAAGATGACGAAGGGTGAGGCAGTGGAGCCCAGGCATGAGGTGACATTGCTGCCGGCAGCCTGGGTTGTACGCTGAGACCTAGAGAGGACCGTGGAGAGGAGGGCCTTGCTGCTGGTGTGCACAGGGGTCAACACGGGCATGGGGGGTGTCTTGCGTTGGTTCGGCAATGGAAGCTTCTGGCGGTTGGACTTAGAGGAGAGGTCGAGGGGCATCTCACTGCACTCAGATGGAGAGGCCATCTCTCGCTCCAGCTGTGGAGGTGACTTGAGGGGAGAGAAGGTAACGGAAGTCCCTTCTGTTTGCTGCTCGGTGCCACCTGTCATCTTGGCGGGTTGCGGCGGGGCTGAGCTCACACTGGGGGCTGGCAGCAAAGGCTGTGGCGTTGGAAGCACCTTGGCAGAAGCAGTGGAGAGGGAAGTATCTGCCAAAGGCCCGGGGACCCCATCAGGCGCAGGCTGGGTGCTGGTGCTGCTGGATGGGGAAGCACACGGAAGCCTGTTCACCTCCAGAGAGACCACCTTGGAATCTGAAGTCAGAGGCCGGGCTACAGAAAATGCATATGGGTAAGACCGTAGCTCTGGGGAGGCCAGCATGCCAGGGATACACCTGTCCTGTAGGTAGGACGGCAGGACAGGGAGTGTAAGAGTGGAGGAGACCCCCAGAGTGGTTGGCAGTGTGGCCACACTGAGTGGCTGCCCACAGCTCGGAGGTGGGATATATACCAGCGGCTGGCTCGGTGTCAGTACTGTCCCTGTCTGAAAGGACAGAGGGACTTTTTGCATAGCTGGTGCCTGAGCTGCAGGAAAACACACTCGACTCAAACTAAAGGAGGCCGGGATGGGTGCAGACGTGGGAATGGCAGTTGGTGTGGCAGCCGGCATGGGCGTGGGGGCTGGAGTAAAGattggggctggggtgggtgcaggCACCGGTGTAGGAGCAAAGGcagggatgagggtgggggtggaaggcGGGCCGGAGGATGGGGTTGGAGTGGCCATGGGCACTGATGGAGGGCCAGGAGCTGCTGGAGGTGTGGATGCCGGCATGGGAGCCAGAACTGGAGTGGGGACAGGAGCAAGGACCAGGGTCGGAGCAGAAGGGGGCACAGGAGCCTGGATCAAGGTCAAGGAAGGAGCTGAAACTGAGACTGAcatgggggaaggggctggagccGGCAGGGAAACAGGGCCTGAAGGGGGAGCAGAAGCCGGCACAGGCACCAAGACTGAGGCTGAAACTGAGAGGGTGTTCGAATCAGAGATGAGTGTGGGCACTGATGGTGGCGCCTGAGCCAGGGCAGGGACTGGTGCtaagggaggggaaggagccgCAACTGAAGTGGCAACCTGGACAGGAACTAGCCCTGAATGGGGCATTGGGGCGGGGACAGAGAGAGGAACCTGGAATGGATCGGGGACAGATGGGGGGACGGAGGCAGAACTGGGAGCAGGGGGGCAGATGGGTGCTGGCAGCGGACTGAAATTAGTGGTAACCAGAGGCAGGGTTCCCTCCACGGGCACTCCAGTTCCCAGAGTTGccaaaatgaaagtatttttctCCCCAACACCATGCCGAGAGTCCAAAGCCTTTACCCCAGCGGGCGAGCAGTCCACCTGTTTGCTCATTTGCGTGCTGAGGGGAGTCCAGGAGCAGTcaggcctgctgctgccggcctcggTGCTGTCAGTAGGGGGAAGCTTGAGCCCGTCTTCCGGGCCACTCAGGGGAACCAAAAGGCCCTCGGCCTCTGCCACATTCCCAGCATAGTCCATTTTTGGCTGGGGGCTGTTGGGCTTGTCTTCTGACTTGTGCCCAAGTTTTTCTGTTGCACTGCCATCTGCATCTGCCCCCCGGGCATTGCTGCCACTTCCAACTGCTGTGAGCTCCACCTGCAACGACAGAGCAACGTGCCCATCTTAGTAGTTCTCTGTGGAGGGCTCAAGTATCTCAAGGCCTGGGTGAGGCGATGGCTGGTCCTCTTTGCAACTTGACCAACCGGGTCTCGGCAGAAACAAAGAGCAGCTGGCCAATTTCTTTTTCACATACAGCAACTCCTGGGAAAtaccctgccccttcctgtccctcttcTGAGGATGACAGGCTGGGCACATTGCCCGGGCAATTTAGCTCCACCCTTTGGCGGGTGGCATGTGGCTCCACATGGCCCCTTACCTTGGAAAAACTGCTGCTGACACAAAACTCCTGAGATCCAAAGTGCTGGCAGTCACCTGTCGTGGACTCCTCATCAGAAATAGGTGCTCTTCTATCATGGGAGACACAACCAGAGAAGGAACATGAGGCCTAGTCTTTGGACTCCGGCCATCTTCCCCAGAATGCCCCCTACCTGCCTGGGTTCCCATAAACCTTCCTGCCTTGTTTCCCTTGCTGGCTTGGGGGAAATCACAAGGAATTGGAGGGTCCAGGTTATAAACGAGAGCCTCCACACCCAGCTTTGCAAATTCTTGCAAAGGAGCCCCATCTGCTATCTATAGATTCCCCTCTTGGGGTCGTGTATCCTGTTTTCTAGGGCTCTCATCAAGAGTGTGAAAGACACCCCAGCACCTTTGCCTTGTCTCCAGAGCTTACCCATCAAAGTGAGTTACTGGGCATTGCCAAAAAGGGGAGAGGTGAGTTACAGAAGATATCAAAAGGCATGCAAACTGGGCTTTTCTCTTAAATGCAATCTTATTTTAGGTCTATAAAGGAAGCGGGCTGCAGGTACCATAAGGGTAATCCTTTCCTAAAACAAATAACCACCTCCACTGTTTCATGTTCTAAATATGACTCATCACCCAGTCACCCAATGGGCTTGCCTAGAGCAGATCCATGCTTATTAGTACGTACATGTAATGATACTGATTGGAGGTCACTGGGTGCTGAAGAGCATTTCAAGGGTACAACTTCTTTCCCTCCAGGGTACCTCTTCCCACCTTGTAGAGTAGCACCAAGCTCCAGCCAGCCCCTTCCTCCTGCTTTTCTCCCCTGCCTGTGTCCCACCCCCTGCCAACTCTCCATTCTCTCCTTGATCTCCCAGGACTACTGCATTCTCTCCCATCCCAAGCAAGGCCTTTAAAGCCACAGACTCCAAATTCAAATTGGTAGATCACAGGGAGAAGGGCTCAAGGCCAGAGATCTGGGTCCCAAAGGAGGAAAACTTAACTGTATCGTCCCACCTGCTCAAAAATCTTCTCTACATTTCGGATAAGAACCTTAGAACATGGTACAtcctgacttaaaaaaaaagtaatatcaGACTAGGAGGGTGAAGTTAAAGAGAGAAAACCCATTGGAAGTTTGGTGGTTTGACCACAGCAAGAGCGTACCACTGCCTGCCCTAGGGAAGACACAATGGGGCAGGAGCCACGGTGCGAGGGGAGTTT
The sequence above is a segment of the Myotis daubentonii chromosome X, mMyoDau2.1, whole genome shotgun sequence genome. Coding sequences within it:
- the BCORL1 gene encoding BCL-6 corepressor-like protein 1 isoform X1, which gives rise to MISTAPLYSGVHNWTSSDRIRMCGINEERRAPISDEESTTGDCQHFGSQEFCVSSSFSKVELTAVGSGSNARGADADGSATEKLGHKSEDKPNSPQPKMDYAGNVAEAEGLLVPLSGPEDGLKLPPTDSTEAGSSRPDCSWTPLSTQMSKQVDCSPAGVKALDSRHGVGEKNTFILATLGTGVPVEGTLPLVTTNFSPLPAPICPPAPSSASVPPSVPDPFQVPLSVPAPMPHSGLVPVQVATSVAAPSPPLAPVPALAQAPPSVPTLISDSNTLSVSASVLVPVPASAPPSGPVSLPAPAPSPMSVSVSAPSLTLIQAPVPPSAPTLVLAPVPTPVLAPMPASTPPAAPGPPSVPMATPTPSSGPPSTPTLIPAFAPTPVPAPTPAPIFTPAPTPMPAATPTAIPTSAPIPASFSLSRVCFPAAQAPAMQKVPLSFQTGTVLTPSQPLVYIPPPSCGQPLSVATLPTTLGVSSTLTLPVLPSYLQDRCIPGMLASPELRSYPYAFSVARPLTSDSKVVSLEVNRLPCASPSSSTSTQPAPDGVPGPLADTSLSTASAKVLPTPQPLLPAPSVSSAPPQPAKMTGGTEQQTEGTSVTFSPLKSPPQLEREMASPSECSEMPLDLSSKSNRQKLPLPNQRKTPPMPVLTPVHTSSKALLSTVLSRSQRTTQAAGSNVTSCLGSTASPFVIFPEIVRNGDPSTWVKNSTALISTIPGTYVGVANPVPASLLLNKEPNLGLNRDPRHLPKQEPISIIDQGEPKSTGASCGKKGSQAGTEGQPSTVKRYTPARIAPGLPGCQSKELSLWKPTGPANIYPRCSVNGKPTSTQVLPVGWSPYQQTSLLSIGISSAGQLTPSQGVPIRPTSVVSEFSGVSSVGPSEAVHGLPEGQPRPGGPFAPEQDTGTKNKTCRIAAKPYEEQVNPVLLTLSPQTGTLALSVQPSSGDLRVSQGPEESESHLCSDGTPKTEGPQGTCGLKLTGDTKPKNQVLATYMSHELVLATPQNLRKMPELPLLPHDSRPKELILDVVPSGKRGSSTELSQLGSQVDLGRVKMEKVDGDVVFNLATCFRADGLPAAPQRGQVEVRSKAAQTRVKQESVGVFACKNKWQPDSVVTDGVTESLPSKKIKCGKEKDGEEQLPQAKVIARSSHGPKCRKPPSDSQEVTKKSPKGASDSGKEHNGVRVKHKHRKPTKPESQSPGKRTDGQEEGSLEKKAKSSFRDFIPVVLSTRTRSQSGSICSSFAGMADSDMGSQEVFPTEEEEEVTPIPAKRRKVRKTQRDTQYRSHHAQDKTLLSQGRRHLWRAREMPWRTEAARQMWDTNEEEEEDEEEGLVKRKKRRRQKNRKYQTGEYLTEQEEEQRRKGRADLKARKQKTSSQSSEHHLRNRNLLLPNKAQGISDSPNGFLPNNLEEPTCLENSEKPSGKRKCKTKHMVNVSEEAKGKGRWNQQKTRSPKTPTSVKATELCTPSKCRSASLEEASEPPAALQIPPEARRLIVNKNAGETLLQRAARLGYKDVVLYCLQKDSEDVNHRDNAGYTALHEACSRGWTEILNILLEHGANVNCSAQDGTRHAPPTPPCHSHPPPAQLQSRPLQHARLPGCELHRGLVRRGFRKRSADCRGDRIRAEMDVFPAGQSTTFTRGRLRLSRDHPIRCIFARKTAQAFLKLSWWCTCLRQSLRLQALG
- the BCORL1 gene encoding BCL-6 corepressor-like protein 1 isoform X2 — its product is MISTAPLYSGVHNWTSSDRIRMCGINEERRAPISDEESTTGDCQHFGSQEFCVSSSFSKVELTAVGSGSNARGADADGSATEKLGHKSEDKPNSPQPKMDYAGNVAEAEGLLVPLSGPEDGLKLPPTDSTEAGSSRPDCSWTPLSTQMSKQVDCSPAGVKALDSRHGVGEKNTFILATLGTGVPVEGTLPLVTTNFSPLPAPICPPAPSSASVPPSVPDPFQVPLSVPAPMPHSGLVPVQVATSVAAPSPPLAPVPALAQAPPSVPTLISDSNTLSVSASVLVPVPASAPPSGPVSLPAPAPSPMSVSVSAPSLTLIQAPVPPSAPTLVLAPVPTPVLAPMPASTPPAAPGPPSVPMATPTPSSGPPSTPTLIPAFAPTPVPAPTPAPIFTPAPTPMPAATPTAIPTSAPIPASFSLSRVCFPAAQAPAMQKVPLSFQTGTVLTPSQPLVYIPPPSCGQPLSVATLPTTLGVSSTLTLPVLPSYLQDRCIPGMLASPELRSYPYAFSVARPLTSDSKVVSLEVNRLPCASPSSSTSTQPAPDGVPGPLADTSLSTASAKVLPTPQPLLPAPSVSSAPPQPAKMTGGTEQQTEGTSVTFSPLKSPPQLEREMASPSECSEMPLDLSSKSNRQKLPLPNQRKTPPMPVLTPVHTSSKALLSTVLSRSQRTTQAAGSNVTSCLGSTASPFVIFPEIVRNGDPSTWVKNSTALISTIPGTYVGVANPVPASLLLNKEPNLGLNRDPRHLPKQEPISIIDQGEPKSTGASCGKKGSQAGTEGQPSTVKRYTPARIAPGLPGCQSKELSLWKPTGPANIYPRCSVNGKPTSTQVLPVGWSPYQQTSLLSIGISSAGQLTPSQGVPIRPTSVVSEFSGVSSVGPSEAVHGLPEGQPRPGGPFAPEQDTGTKNKTCRIAAKPYEEQVNPVLLTLSPQTGTLALSVQPSSGDLRVSQGPEESESHLCSDGTPKTEGPQGTCGLKLTGDTKPKNQVLATYMSHELVLATPQNLRKMPELPLLPHDSRPKELILDVVPSGKRGSSTELSQLGSQVDLGRVKMEKVDGDVVFNLATCFRADGLPAAPQRGQVEVRSKAAQTRVKQESVGVFACKNKWQPDSVVTDGVTESLPSKKIKCGKEKDGEEQLPQAKVIARSSHGPKCRKPPSDSQEVTKKSPKGASDSGKEHNGVRVKHKHRKPTKPESQSPGKRTDGQEEGSICSSFAGMADSDMGSQEVFPTEEEEEVTPIPAKRRKVRKTQRDTQYRSHHAQDKTLLSQGRRHLWRAREMPWRTEAARQMWDTNEEEEEDEEEGLVKRKKRRRQKNRKYQTGEYLTEQEEEQRRKGRADLKARKQKTSSQSSEHHLRNRNLLLPNKAQGISDSPNGFLPNNLEEPTCLENSEKPSGKRKCKTKHMVNVSEEAKGKGRWNQQKTRSPKTPTSVKATELCTPSKCRSASLEEASEPPAALQIPPEARRLIVNKNAGETLLQRAARLGYKDVVLYCLQKDSEDVNHRDNAGYTALHEACSRGWTEILNILLEHGANVNCSAQDGTRHAPPTPPCHSHPPPAQLQSRPLQHARLPGCELHRGLVRRGFRKRSADCRGDRIRAEMDVFPAGQSTTFTRGRLRLSRDHPIRCIFARKTAQAFLKLSWWCTCLRQSLRLQALG